A single genomic interval of Noviherbaspirillum cavernae harbors:
- a CDS encoding ABC transporter substrate-binding protein — MNASKSIIAHLAPTGRLRASINLGNPILANADPQTRQPFGISVDLANALAQRLGVEAEYVVFDAAGKAADALARNEIDAGFLAIDPVRGEGISFTAPYVLIEGCYLVRNESPVVKNEEVDRPGMRVAVGAGSAYDLFLSRELKHAQIVRAPTSPTVVDTFIEQGLEVAAGVRQQLESDAARFGGLRLLAGRFMVIRQAMATPKCRPAEVVEYLRAFVEEMKASGFVAQSLERHAIAGAAVAPLSDE; from the coding sequence ATGAACGCAAGCAAATCCATCATCGCTCACCTCGCTCCCACCGGCAGGCTGCGCGCATCGATCAATCTGGGCAATCCGATTCTGGCAAATGCCGATCCCCAAACGCGCCAGCCCTTCGGCATCTCTGTCGATCTGGCGAACGCGCTGGCACAACGACTGGGTGTCGAGGCGGAATACGTCGTGTTCGACGCAGCGGGGAAAGCGGCTGATGCGTTGGCGCGCAACGAGATCGACGCGGGCTTCCTGGCAATCGACCCGGTGCGCGGCGAAGGCATCAGCTTCACGGCGCCTTATGTGCTGATCGAAGGATGCTATCTGGTTAGAAATGAATCGCCTGTCGTGAAAAACGAAGAGGTCGACCGACCGGGCATGCGTGTCGCGGTGGGTGCCGGCAGCGCATACGATCTGTTCCTGAGCCGGGAACTGAAACACGCGCAGATCGTCCGGGCCCCGACCTCACCCACGGTCGTGGACACATTCATCGAACAGGGACTGGAAGTGGCCGCCGGGGTCAGGCAGCAGCTCGAGTCCGATGCGGCGCGCTTCGGCGGCTTGCGCCTGCTGGCGGGACGATTCATGGTGATCAGGCAAGCCATGGCCACGCCAAAGTGCCGGCCGGCCGAAGTCGTCGAGTACCTTCGCGCATTTGTGGAGGAAATGAAGGCCTCCGGTTTTGTTGCGCAATCCCTTGAGCGGCACGCCATTGCGGGCGCTGCTGTTGCGCCGCTTTCGGATGAGTGA